A genomic window from Chitinophaga pollutisoli includes:
- a CDS encoding SIS domain-containing protein, whose protein sequence is MASSHADQIEEQLIFGRPGKEWQELRGGLTAREIHQQPQLWENTWQLVQSRRDSIQQFLNGVFRHPDLEIILTGAGSSAFIGVILEGAFQQHTGRKTSAYATTDLLTHPQLHFRKNKPVLLVSFARSGNSPESEAAVQLANRYCDTVYHLIITCSASGQLVQSQHIHPGYVFLLPAESNDQGLAMTGSFTSMLLAGLLIARIRELDRLQPQLERLVRYGRKILDNYSHSLQHIAGMPFDRTVFLGSGPLYGAAMESHLKVQELTDGKTICKYDSFLSFRHGPKVVITPSTLLVYLCSNDPYVAQYELDLVKSIHVGERGMHRIAVSENDNDCMQFSDTRLVLNNDAERLEEAFLAICHVLPAQLIGFFKSLSLGLHPDSPSLNGTITRVVQGVTIYNWPGPQTD, encoded by the coding sequence ATGGCCAGCAGCCATGCAGATCAAATAGAAGAACAGCTGATATTCGGAAGGCCGGGTAAAGAATGGCAGGAACTGCGCGGCGGCCTTACAGCCCGGGAAATCCACCAACAACCCCAACTTTGGGAGAACACCTGGCAACTCGTCCAAAGCCGCCGGGATTCGATCCAGCAATTCCTGAACGGCGTCTTCCGCCACCCCGACCTCGAAATCATCCTCACCGGCGCCGGCAGCTCGGCATTCATCGGCGTAATCCTCGAAGGCGCCTTCCAGCAACATACCGGGCGAAAAACCTCCGCCTACGCCACCACCGACCTGCTGACGCATCCCCAACTGCACTTCCGGAAAAATAAACCCGTACTGCTCGTTTCCTTCGCCCGCTCGGGCAACAGCCCCGAAAGCGAAGCAGCCGTCCAGCTCGCTAACCGGTACTGTGACACCGTTTACCACCTCATCATCACCTGCAGCGCCAGCGGACAACTCGTGCAAAGCCAGCATATCCATCCCGGGTACGTCTTTCTCCTGCCCGCCGAATCCAACGATCAGGGACTGGCCATGACCGGCAGCTTCACCTCGATGCTGCTCGCGGGGCTCCTCATCGCCCGCATCCGCGAGCTCGACCGGCTGCAACCGCAACTGGAACGCCTCGTGCGCTACGGCCGCAAAATCCTCGATAATTACTCCCATTCATTACAACATATCGCAGGCATGCCATTCGACCGGACCGTTTTCCTCGGCTCCGGCCCATTGTACGGCGCGGCCATGGAATCGCACCTGAAAGTGCAGGAACTGACCGACGGAAAGACCATCTGCAAATACGACTCCTTCCTCAGCTTCCGCCATGGCCCCAAGGTCGTCATCACCCCTTCCACCCTGCTGGTTTACCTCTGCTCAAACGACCCTTATGTGGCGCAATACGAGCTGGATCTCGTCAAATCCATCCACGTGGGAGAAAGAGGCATGCACCGCATCGCCGTCAGCGAAAACGACAACGACTGCATGCAATTTTCCGATACCCGATTGGTGTTGAATAATGATGCCGAACGGCTGGAGGAAGCATTCCTCGCGATCTGCCATGTATTGCCGGCCCAACTGATCGGCTTTTTCAAATCCCTTTCGCTGGGATTGCACCCGGATTCGCCGTCGCTGAACGGAACGATCACACGGGTGGTGCAGGGGGTAACGATTTACAACTGGCCGGGGCCGCAAACGGATTAA
- the agaR gene encoding transcriptional repressor AgaR, translated as MDLKKNSTVGRRAVILEKLEKHGQVDVPSLASELLVSEVTIRNDLIRLEQKNMLIRARGGAIKIDRVGMDVALSDKNKQHLDEKKRIGKAAAALVEDGDTIILDSGTTTMEIARNLGHVQDLTVITNALNVANQMADHQNANVIIPGGFLRKNSLSLVGGAAEENFKNFFCDKLFLAVDGFSSDHGLSTPNVEEAHLNRVMIGMSKQVVVVADSSKFHRRSFAFISPVSEVDIVVTDSEIPAEDRKKLENAGITVIIV; from the coding sequence GTGGACTTAAAGAAAAACTCTACGGTAGGCCGCAGGGCCGTTATTCTCGAGAAGCTGGAAAAGCACGGACAGGTGGATGTGCCGTCGCTGGCTTCCGAACTGCTGGTCAGCGAAGTGACTATCCGTAACGATCTCATCAGGCTCGAGCAGAAGAACATGCTCATCAGGGCCCGCGGAGGCGCGATCAAAATCGATCGTGTAGGCATGGATGTGGCTTTGTCCGACAAGAACAAGCAGCACCTCGACGAAAAGAAGCGGATTGGGAAAGCGGCTGCGGCATTGGTGGAAGACGGGGATACCATCATTCTCGATTCCGGTACCACCACCATGGAGATCGCCCGGAACCTGGGGCATGTGCAAGACCTTACCGTGATCACCAACGCGCTGAACGTCGCCAACCAGATGGCCGACCATCAGAATGCCAACGTAATCATTCCCGGCGGCTTCCTGCGTAAAAACTCCCTGAGCCTCGTTGGCGGCGCAGCGGAGGAAAACTTCAAGAACTTTTTCTGCGATAAATTATTTCTCGCTGTCGATGGCTTCAGCAGCGACCACGGGCTTTCCACGCCCAACGTCGAAGAAGCCCACCTGAACCGCGTGATGATCGGCATGTCCAAGCAAGTTGTTGTGGTGGCCGATTCCAGCAAGTTCCACCGCAGGAGCTTTGCTTTCATTTCTCCCGTCAGTGAAGTGGATATTGTGGTAACCGATTCCGAAATCCCCGCGGAAGACCGGAAAAAACTGGAGAATGCAGGCATCACGGTGATTATCGTCTAG
- a CDS encoding DUF6807 family protein — protein sequence MIVSLVACRSSLSVQRTETGVLISEKGKRVMGYQAAPLRIGGAFERAGYVHPLYSLDGAVLTEDGPADHPYHRGIYWAWHQVMQGGKSVADGWMSEGISFKPVKVNSGKRHGYAYIDAELRWLLTGATHQPEIIREHTSIIVHPASAHYRAIDFTIRLIPKMDSVALGGANDEKGYGGFCLRLALPPDIAFLSGSRLIAAREKTVEAAAWMDFSGSFETGRKSGVTLLVHPQSTAASTSWILREKKSMQNSVFPGRIPRLLPPDGWTLKYRLVVHDGSLSGPQLEALFQTYITFPNH from the coding sequence ATGATTGTTTCGCTTGTTGCTTGCAGGTCATCGCTGTCGGTGCAGCGGACTGAAACTGGTGTGTTGATTTCGGAAAAGGGGAAACGGGTGATGGGTTATCAGGCGGCGCCGTTGCGAATCGGTGGTGCCTTCGAGCGGGCGGGATATGTGCATCCGCTGTACAGTCTGGATGGCGCGGTACTGACGGAAGATGGTCCTGCGGATCATCCCTATCATCGCGGGATCTACTGGGCGTGGCACCAGGTAATGCAGGGCGGGAAATCGGTGGCGGATGGATGGATGTCTGAAGGGATTTCGTTTAAGCCGGTAAAAGTGAATAGCGGCAAGCGCCACGGTTACGCGTACATCGATGCGGAATTACGTTGGTTGTTGACGGGAGCCACGCACCAGCCGGAAATCATCCGTGAGCATACGTCGATTATAGTGCATCCGGCCAGCGCGCATTACCGCGCGATTGACTTTACGATCCGGTTGATACCGAAGATGGATAGTGTTGCGCTCGGCGGCGCCAATGATGAGAAAGGTTATGGTGGATTCTGCCTGCGCCTCGCGCTGCCGCCGGATATTGCGTTTCTCTCCGGTTCCCGGCTAATTGCCGCCCGCGAAAAAACGGTTGAAGCGGCGGCCTGGATGGATTTTTCCGGTTCGTTCGAAACGGGCAGGAAAAGCGGGGTTACTTTGTTGGTGCATCCGCAAAGTACGGCCGCTTCCACTTCATGGATCCTCCGGGAGAAGAAAAGCATGCAGAATTCCGTTTTCCCGGGGCGCATCCCCCGGTTGCTCCCACCCGACGGCTGGACGCTGAAATACAGGCTTGTCGTGCATGATGGATCGCTGAGCGGGCCGCAGCTGGAAGCATTGTTTCAAACTTATATCACCTTTCCAAATCATTAA
- a CDS encoding glycoside hydrolase family 88 protein translates to MIRLMKCTLLLLPLFFAACKRPALDVDARMQVALQRYEKMLQAHPDTGKIPHSLNADSSLRDMPSDWWTSGFFAATLWQLYDYTKDEKWKAAAHKWSMAVEKEQFNTTTHDLGFMIYYPFGAGYRLTGDSAYRRIMLQGAASLASRFDSARGVIRSWDTFREFDYPVIIDNMMNLDFLFWASRETNDPRYHDISIRHADATLKNHFRPDFSSYHVVCYGPDGEVLAQKTHQGAADESVWSRGQAWALYGYTMMFRETQDRKYLDQAMHIADFLLSHPNLPDDKIFYWDLKAPNIPNEERDASAAAIVASGLLELSGYMDEEKSEKYFKAAEDMLVSLSGPAYNDPPANFLLAHSVGHKPGGIEVDVPLIYADYYYLEALMRYKALRQ, encoded by the coding sequence ATGATCAGACTGATGAAATGTACGCTGTTGTTGCTGCCACTCTTTTTTGCAGCCTGCAAGCGCCCCGCGCTCGATGTCGATGCCAGGATGCAGGTAGCGCTGCAGCGTTATGAAAAGATGTTGCAGGCCCATCCCGATACGGGAAAAATCCCGCATTCCCTGAACGCCGATAGTTCGCTCCGCGATATGCCGTCCGACTGGTGGACCAGTGGTTTCTTCGCCGCCACCCTCTGGCAGTTGTATGATTACACAAAAGATGAAAAGTGGAAGGCCGCCGCGCATAAATGGTCGATGGCGGTAGAAAAGGAACAATTCAATACCACCACACACGACCTCGGTTTCATGATTTATTATCCATTCGGCGCCGGCTACCGGCTTACAGGGGATTCGGCGTACAGGCGCATCATGCTGCAGGGCGCCGCATCGCTCGCGTCGCGCTTTGATTCCGCGAGAGGAGTCATCCGTTCCTGGGATACTTTCCGGGAATTCGATTACCCCGTGATCATCGACAATATGATGAATCTCGATTTCCTTTTCTGGGCTTCGCGCGAAACCAACGATCCCCGGTACCACGACATCAGCATCCGCCATGCGGACGCTACACTGAAAAATCATTTCCGCCCCGACTTTAGTTCGTATCATGTGGTGTGCTATGGCCCCGACGGCGAAGTGCTGGCGCAGAAAACGCATCAGGGCGCGGCAGATGAATCGGTATGGTCGCGCGGGCAGGCCTGGGCGCTCTACGGCTACACGATGATGTTCCGCGAAACACAGGACAGGAAGTACCTGGATCAGGCCATGCATATCGCGGATTTCCTGTTGAGCCACCCCAACCTGCCGGACGATAAAATATTCTACTGGGACCTGAAGGCGCCGAACATTCCCAACGAAGAACGGGATGCTTCCGCCGCGGCGATCGTGGCCAGCGGGCTGCTGGAATTGAGTGGTTATATGGACGAGGAGAAATCAGAGAAATATTTCAAGGCCGCGGAAGATATGTTGGTTAGTCTTTCCGGCCCCGCGTACAACGATCCGCCCGCGAATTTCCTGCTGGCGCATAGTGTGGGGCATAAGCCCGGAGGGATTGAGGTGGATGTGCCGCTGATTTATGCGGATTATTATTACCTGGAGGCTTTGATGAGGTATAAAGCGTTGCGGCAGTAG
- a CDS encoding carbohydrate kinase family protein, which yields MQATSHTYDVIVVGELNIDLILNQLNEMPVTGREIFAGDMALTLGSSAAILASNLSSFGAKVAFIGKIGTDIFGQVVIDHLEKAGVHADMIIRDSSLTTGASIGLQHNGDRGMVTYPGAMAHFSIDDIPLHRLQEARHLHFSSYFFQPGMQPHLANLFRTAKMMGLTTSFDMQTDPEHRWDINYAAILPYVDIFFPNENELMQITRKESLEAAIEEVSALVPVLALKLGASGSVTVCNGETISQPAFHAGNLVDAIGAGDSFNAGFLLKFLENAPISECQAYGNIAGAISTTAAGGTSAFHEQKSLDQYAKETFAYPGAGIT from the coding sequence ATGCAAGCAACCTCCCATACATACGACGTAATCGTTGTCGGCGAACTGAATATAGACCTGATTCTTAACCAGCTCAACGAAATGCCCGTTACCGGCCGCGAGATTTTTGCGGGCGACATGGCGCTTACACTCGGCAGTTCGGCGGCCATCCTGGCCAGCAATCTCAGCAGCTTTGGCGCGAAAGTGGCATTCATCGGTAAAATCGGGACCGACATTTTCGGTCAGGTTGTGATCGATCACCTGGAAAAAGCCGGCGTACATGCCGATATGATCATCCGCGACAGCTCGCTTACCACCGGCGCCAGCATTGGCCTGCAACACAACGGCGACCGCGGCATGGTCACCTACCCCGGCGCGATGGCGCATTTTTCGATAGACGATATTCCGCTCCACCGCCTGCAGGAAGCCCGGCACCTTCACTTTTCTTCTTACTTCTTCCAGCCCGGCATGCAGCCGCACCTGGCCAATCTCTTCCGGACGGCCAAAATGATGGGGCTCACCACATCATTCGACATGCAAACCGATCCTGAACACCGTTGGGACATCAACTACGCCGCCATTCTTCCCTATGTCGATATTTTCTTTCCCAACGAAAATGAGTTAATGCAAATCACCCGGAAGGAAAGCCTGGAAGCCGCCATCGAAGAAGTTTCCGCACTGGTACCGGTTTTAGCGTTGAAATTGGGCGCCAGCGGCTCCGTTACGGTTTGCAATGGGGAGACGATCTCCCAGCCCGCGTTCCACGCCGGCAACCTGGTAGACGCCATCGGCGCGGGCGACAGCTTCAATGCCGGATTCCTCTTAAAATTCCTGGAAAACGCACCCATCTCCGAATGCCAGGCGTATGGCAACATCGCCGGAGCGATTTCCACTACCGCAGCGGGCGGCACTTCCGCATTCCACGAACAAAAAAGTCTCGATCAATATGCAAAAGAAACATTCGCCTACCCAGGTGCCGGCATTACATGA
- a CDS encoding class II fructose-bisphosphate aldolase, protein MQKKHSPTQVPALHEQLQHCHSNGGALLAINFYNFETLKGIIRSATEADSPVILQLTRSSIEYIGLKPAVQMARAMLQDNGITGWLHLDHSDSYDLIHACLDAGFDSVMIDASEKSFEENVAVTRRVVELAERYHAHVEAELGYVAKLGQSKEITGFTEPWQAAQFVEATGVHALAIAIGSAHGFYTAEPRLDMERLSAIHESTPASLVLHGSSGIPHPMLQEAIRRGISKINLATEIKDTFMRKLKSLLRDSPEIDLRKVFPHAIDAVSELVKVKFETVRPRASTY, encoded by the coding sequence ATGCAAAAGAAACATTCGCCTACCCAGGTGCCGGCATTACATGAACAGCTACAGCACTGTCACTCCAACGGAGGCGCGCTCCTCGCCATTAATTTCTACAATTTCGAAACGCTGAAAGGCATCATCCGTTCCGCTACCGAAGCCGATTCTCCCGTCATTCTCCAACTCACCCGCAGCTCCATCGAATACATCGGCCTCAAACCTGCCGTACAAATGGCAAGAGCCATGCTACAAGACAACGGCATTACCGGCTGGCTGCACCTCGACCACTCCGACTCCTACGACCTCATCCACGCTTGCCTCGACGCCGGTTTTGATTCCGTAATGATCGACGCCAGCGAAAAATCCTTCGAAGAAAACGTCGCCGTCACCCGGCGCGTCGTGGAACTCGCCGAGCGTTACCACGCCCATGTGGAAGCCGAGCTGGGATATGTGGCCAAACTGGGGCAATCCAAAGAAATCACCGGATTCACCGAGCCCTGGCAGGCCGCGCAATTCGTAGAAGCCACAGGCGTCCACGCCCTCGCCATCGCCATCGGATCCGCACATGGTTTTTATACCGCCGAACCGCGGCTGGACATGGAAAGGCTCAGCGCCATTCACGAAAGCACACCTGCCAGCCTCGTACTCCACGGATCTTCCGGCATCCCGCACCCCATGCTCCAGGAAGCCATCCGGCGCGGCATTTCGAAGATCAACCTCGCCACAGAAATCAAGGACACCTTCATGAGAAAACTAAAATCCCTCCTGCGCGACAGCCCCGAAATCGATCTCCGCAAAGTATTTCCCCACGCCATTGATGCGGTGAGCGAGCTCGTAAAAGTCAAATTTGAAACCGTGAGGCCGCGCGCTTCCACCTACTAA
- a CDS encoding DMT family transporter → MKIKTWQLYTLITTLFWGVWGAFIEIPEKNGFPATLGYAVWALTMIPCAIVALSVTGWRVNTDARSVFNGGIVGLSGAGGQLILFQALRDGPAYIVFPIISLYPVITVLLSVFYLGERTGRRHWIGIGIALLAILLLSYMPPSATHARGWQWLVLAIGVFLLWGVQAFVMKKANATMSAESIFFYMMVSGVMLIPIAIWMTDWSKPVNWGWKGPGLAVVIQVLNAIGALTLVYAMRYGKAIIVTPATALAPVITIILSLLLYGVVPSIVIITGLCLAVIAIYLLAE, encoded by the coding sequence TTGAAAATTAAAACCTGGCAGCTCTACACCCTGATCACAACGTTGTTTTGGGGCGTATGGGGAGCCTTTATCGAAATTCCGGAGAAAAACGGTTTTCCGGCCACGTTAGGATACGCCGTTTGGGCGCTTACCATGATCCCCTGTGCCATCGTAGCCTTATCGGTAACCGGCTGGAGAGTCAATACCGACGCACGGTCTGTCTTTAACGGCGGCATCGTGGGGCTCTCCGGCGCGGGCGGGCAGCTTATCCTTTTCCAGGCACTGCGCGACGGCCCCGCCTACATCGTTTTTCCCATCATCTCGTTGTACCCCGTGATCACCGTGCTGTTGTCTGTTTTCTACCTCGGCGAGCGCACCGGCCGCCGCCATTGGATCGGCATCGGGATCGCGCTACTGGCAATTCTCCTGCTTTCCTACATGCCGCCATCGGCCACCCATGCCCGCGGATGGCAATGGCTCGTCCTCGCTATCGGCGTGTTCCTGCTCTGGGGCGTTCAGGCATTCGTGATGAAGAAAGCCAACGCCACGATGAGCGCCGAAAGTATTTTCTTTTACATGATGGTAAGCGGCGTGATGCTGATCCCCATTGCCATCTGGATGACCGATTGGAGCAAGCCCGTGAACTGGGGATGGAAAGGCCCGGGCCTCGCCGTCGTGATTCAGGTGCTCAATGCCATCGGCGCGCTGACGCTCGTGTACGCGATGCGGTATGGCAAAGCGATCATCGTGACGCCGGCCACAGCCCTCGCGCCGGTGATCACCATCATCCTGTCGCTGCTGCTGTACGGCGTGGTGCCTTCCATTGTTATCATCACCGGCTTATGCCTGGCCGTCATCGCGATTTATCTGTTGGCGGAATAA
- a CDS encoding right-handed parallel beta-helix repeat-containing protein encodes MNATFLMIRSFVCCLGVCAATVSAAQYSPVPHRELLPGEIPVSGPGNYAEPGRTYVLTRDVVAERSAIFLGKDVTLDLNGYTIRYADAGYGHIANRGFEEGLKGWDVAAAPGAKIENTADVHVFVGEKLLRLNAGDEIRSGYVHLPVANRSYIAMCGVTGWHFHDPQMKGDVRNEMKVSVFVEDEQGREVTCTTTYRDTAMVSAPVEKRSPRLGGGFVFAHLQGLPAGKYRVRVRADTDCLVDEIDIRPTQDVGVGIVGETWARGHYDHLYQSQFAAFFDYTADPASGRPLAGIPVAMGRGVVNIRNGRIESGSEGAISWGIQSSAEDVRLVLSNVSITTSGINAIAVDVTNATITSCRFDVTNPLLINRHGSNFYGVDLRGKQASQVSFSEFFGGQGCLVFKGKHSDIHHNKFYNRQAVTNHYSIMAMGDSSRIFDNYIEPERGSGIEIYTKKYIDIFNNTIKIRTSPPTCEYGKEEYSANAIRIADYRAKPGAPNGAYGNRVFNNRIHITAVNFPHPKEYIPLSWAFFYSASGG; translated from the coding sequence ATGAATGCCACGTTTTTGATGATCCGGAGCTTTGTTTGCTGTCTTGGTGTATGCGCAGCAACCGTTTCGGCGGCGCAATATTCGCCGGTACCGCACCGGGAGCTGCTTCCGGGGGAAATTCCGGTTTCAGGGCCGGGTAATTACGCCGAACCGGGCCGCACCTATGTGCTCACCCGCGATGTGGTAGCGGAAAGAAGCGCGATTTTCCTTGGGAAGGATGTAACGCTGGATCTGAACGGATACACCATCCGGTATGCGGATGCCGGGTATGGGCATATTGCCAACCGGGGTTTTGAGGAAGGATTGAAAGGATGGGATGTAGCTGCCGCCCCGGGCGCGAAAATAGAGAATACGGCGGATGTGCATGTATTCGTCGGCGAAAAATTGCTGCGGCTGAACGCGGGCGATGAAATCCGCTCGGGTTACGTGCATCTGCCGGTGGCGAACCGTTCTTATATCGCGATGTGCGGGGTAACGGGATGGCATTTTCATGATCCGCAAATGAAAGGTGATGTGCGCAATGAAATGAAGGTAAGCGTGTTTGTGGAAGATGAACAGGGCCGGGAAGTAACATGTACCACTACATACAGGGATACCGCGATGGTGAGCGCACCCGTGGAAAAGCGCAGTCCCAGGCTGGGCGGAGGTTTCGTGTTTGCACATCTCCAGGGTTTGCCGGCGGGGAAATACAGGGTGCGGGTGCGGGCCGATACGGATTGCCTGGTGGATGAAATCGATATTCGTCCCACGCAGGACGTCGGCGTGGGGATAGTCGGGGAAACCTGGGCGCGGGGGCATTACGATCATCTCTACCAATCCCAGTTTGCGGCATTCTTCGATTATACCGCCGATCCCGCCTCCGGAAGGCCCCTGGCGGGTATACCGGTGGCAATGGGGAGAGGCGTGGTGAATATCCGGAACGGCCGGATCGAAAGCGGTTCGGAAGGCGCCATTTCCTGGGGGATTCAATCTTCCGCAGAAGATGTGCGCTTGGTTTTGAGCAACGTTTCCATCACCACGTCCGGCATCAATGCCATCGCCGTGGATGTGACAAACGCTACTATCACCAGCTGCCGTTTCGATGTCACCAATCCGTTGCTCATTAATCGCCACGGCAGTAATTTCTATGGCGTGGATCTGCGGGGGAAACAGGCTTCGCAGGTGTCGTTTTCGGAATTCTTCGGCGGACAGGGTTGCCTTGTTTTTAAAGGGAAACATTCCGATATTCATCACAACAAATTCTACAACCGCCAGGCCGTTACCAATCACTACAGTATCATGGCCATGGGCGACAGTTCCCGCATCTTCGATAATTACATCGAGCCGGAAAGAGGTTCCGGTATTGAGATCTACACTAAAAAATACATCGACATCTTCAACAATACGATCAAAATCCGCACTTCTCCGCCTACCTGCGAATACGGGAAGGAAGAGTACAGCGCCAATGCGATCCGCATCGCAGATTACCGCGCCAAACCCGGAGCGCCTAACGGAGCTTATGGAAACAGGGTTTTCAATAACAGGATTCATATCACGGCGGTCAATTTCCCGCATCCGAAGGAATATATTCCGCTGTCGTGGGCCTTTTTTTACAGCGCCAGCGGGGGATAA
- a CDS encoding DEAD/DEAH box helicase, with protein sequence MSFEKLGLITPILRALETQGYTTPTPIQEQAIPVVLEKRDLLACAQTGTGKTAAFAIPILQLLYKEKQAAQAPDRHIKTLILTPTRELAIQIAENIRDYGVHTGIRHLVIFGGVSAQAQIDGLKRGTDILIATPGRLLDLWQQGHINLHYIRQFVLDEADRMLDMGFIHDVKRVITKLPQKRQTLFFSATMPDEIAGLANSILSNPEKVAVTPVSSTAEKVEQKLYYTDKASKRKLLVHVLKDPSIVSALVFTRTKHGADRVAKELNKADVTASAIHGDKSQNSRQRALTDFKAGRIRVLVATDIAARGIDVDNLSHVINFEIPNVPETYVHRIGRTGRGGASGIALSFCEDEERPYVKDIVKLIKQQIPVVSDHPFPAAEGPAPEAPAVQLRQSSSQQGAGRKNQQKRKWHGRPQQNKQKI encoded by the coding sequence TTGTCATTCGAGAAATTAGGCCTCATTACACCCATATTACGCGCACTGGAAACACAAGGCTATACTACACCTACTCCCATCCAGGAACAGGCGATCCCCGTTGTGCTGGAAAAGCGTGACCTGCTGGCGTGCGCCCAGACGGGTACCGGAAAAACCGCGGCATTCGCTATTCCGATCCTGCAGCTTTTGTACAAGGAAAAACAGGCCGCCCAGGCGCCCGACCGTCATATCAAAACGCTCATTCTCACGCCTACCCGCGAATTGGCTATCCAGATCGCGGAGAATATCCGTGACTATGGCGTTCATACAGGCATCCGTCATCTCGTGATCTTCGGCGGCGTGTCCGCCCAGGCGCAGATCGATGGGCTGAAGCGCGGCACCGATATCCTCATCGCCACGCCCGGCCGCCTGCTTGATTTATGGCAACAGGGCCACATCAACCTGCACTACATCCGCCAGTTCGTGCTCGACGAAGCCGACCGGATGCTCGACATGGGCTTCATTCACGACGTAAAACGCGTGATCACCAAGCTCCCGCAGAAAAGGCAAACCCTGTTCTTCTCCGCCACCATGCCCGACGAAATCGCCGGTCTGGCCAATTCCATCCTTTCCAACCCGGAAAAAGTAGCCGTAACGCCCGTTTCCTCCACTGCGGAAAAAGTGGAACAAAAGCTCTACTACACCGATAAGGCCAGCAAACGCAAGTTGCTGGTGCATGTGCTGAAAGACCCCTCCATCGTGAGCGCTCTCGTCTTCACCCGCACCAAGCACGGTGCCGATCGTGTAGCCAAGGAACTGAACAAGGCAGACGTAACCGCCAGCGCCATCCATGGCGACAAATCCCAAAACTCGCGTCAGCGCGCCCTCACCGATTTCAAGGCGGGCCGCATCCGGGTACTGGTGGCTACCGACATCGCCGCCCGCGGTATTGATGTCGACAACCTGTCGCATGTCATCAACTTCGAAATCCCTAACGTGCCCGAAACCTACGTGCACCGTATCGGCCGTACCGGTCGCGGCGGCGCCAGCGGTATCGCGCTTTCGTTCTGCGAAGACGAAGAAAGGCCGTATGTGAAAGACATCGTGAAGCTGATCAAGCAGCAGATCCCCGTTGTCAGCGATCATCCGTTCCCTGCTGCGGAAGGGCCCGCTCCCGAAGCGCCCGCCGTTCAGTTGCGCCAGTCATCCTCCCAACAGGGGGCTGGCCGTAAAAACCAGCAGAAGCGGAAATGGCACGGCCGCCCGCAACAAAACAAACAGAAAATCTAA